In one Lycium barbarum isolate Lr01 chromosome 7, ASM1917538v2, whole genome shotgun sequence genomic region, the following are encoded:
- the LOC132603151 gene encoding LOW QUALITY PROTEIN: BRAP2 RING ZnF UBP domain-containing protein 1-like (The sequence of the model RefSeq protein was modified relative to this genomic sequence to represent the inferred CDS: deleted 2 bases in 1 codon) produces the protein MRMEEYLNTIYPNSNTYYQTKKKKNTMFTLQIHTVDSPQPLPITIAASSSAAHGPNPNTSSSNLSTLNLSELRGIVHLFRQLPSSNPISNPISRTTTVFIVAVPNYLSTDDFLLFCGTHLADFSHVMFLKNDGVEHSYSVLINLVDQLAADGFYCSFNGKRFKPTEAEVCHIYFIQSVEYAESSYIASTPPVGYTELPTCPVCLERLDQDTSGIQSTLCDHSFQCSCVSKWTYLACQVCRLCQQQDERPTCSECGTVKNIYVCLICGFVGCGRYEKRHAIKHWSDAKHHYSLELETQQIWDYVGDKYVHRLNQSKGDSKLVSVNSRCTAPDGECTTCGHDEDSSLSGALFSSKVDSIVDEYNNLLASQLETQRQHYESLLAEAKSGKESSISRAVEKAVFSNMNDLQAKIDMYTEESKSVAERNQMLLKKQELLQTKYRETEERERLLLKSRDEKILDLEEQIRDLKVYVEAQRKLSNMGISDGKGGTVLAVEPNKQSSSNSQRRKKQGRKWN, from the exons ATGAGAATGGAAGAGTATTTAAACACCATA TACCCAAATTCAAACACCTActaccaaacaaaaaaaaaaaaaaacaccatgtTCACCCTCCAAATCCACACGGTCGACTCTCCACAACCTCTTCCGATCACCATCGCCGCCTCTTCCTCCGCCGCACACGGCCCAAACCCTAACACCAGCAGCAGTAATCTTAGCACTCTAAACCTATCGGAACTTAGAGGGATTGTACATCTATTCCGCCAGCTTCCCTCTTCCAACCCTATTTCCAACCCTATTTCCCGAACCACCACCGTCTTCATTGTTGCTGTCCCTAATTACCTATCCACTGATGATTTCCTTCTCTTTTGTGGGACCCATCTTGCCGATTTCTCACATGTCATGTTCCTCAA GAATGATGGAGTAGAACATAGTTACAGTGTGTTGATCAATCTTGTTGATCAATTGGCTGCTGACGGGTTTTACTGTAGCTTCAATGGCAAAAGGTTTAAGCCTACTGAG GCTGAGGTTTGTCATATTTACTTTATTCAATCAGTGGAATACGCAGAGTCGTCATATATTGCAAGCACACCTCCTGTTGGTTATACTGAATTGCCAACATGTCCCGTGTGTCTTG AAAGACTGGACCAAGATACAAGCGGAATACAAAGTACACTTTGTGACCATTCATTTCAATGCTCCTGTGTCTCAAAGTGGACCTATTTGGCATGCCAA GTGTGTCGACTTTGTCAGCAGCAAGATGAGAGGCCTACCTGTTCAGAGTGTGGAACAGTGAAGAATATTTATGTTTGTCTGATTTGTGGTTTCGTAGGTTGTGGAAG ATATGAGAAAAGGCATGCAATAAAACATTGGAGTGATGCAAAACATCATTATTCACTTGAATTAGAAACCCAACAAATCTGGGACTATGTAGGGGACAAGTATGTCCATCGGTTGAATCAATCGAAAGGtgatagtaagttggttagtgtTAATTCTCGTTGTACCGCACCTGATGGAGAATGTACTACTTGCGGCCATGATGAGGATTCAAGTCTTAGTGGTGCCCTTTTCAGCAGCAAAGTTGATTcg ATTGTAGATGAGTACAACAATCTTCTTGCTAGTCAGCTGGAGACTCAAAGACAA CATTATGAATCTCTACTAGCTGAGGCAAAAAGCGGAAAGGAGAGTTCAATATCCAGAGCGGTGGAGAAGGCAGTTTTCTCAAATATGAATGACTTGCAGGCTAAGATAGATATGTATACAGAGGAGTCGAAGTCTGTTGCCGAG AGGAATCAAATGCTTCTGAAAAAACAAGAGCTTTTGCAGACAAAGTATAGAGAAACAGAAGAAAG GGAAAGGTTATTACTCAAGTCGAGGGACGAGAAAATACTGGACCTTGAGGAACAG ATACGGGACTTAAAAGTTTATGTGGAAGCCCAGAGAAAACTTTCAAACATGGGAATTTCAGATGGGAAAGGAGGGACAGTTCTAGCTGTTGAACCCAACAAGCAATCTTCCAGCAATTCTCAAAGACGAAAAAAGCAAGGTCGAAAATGGAACTAG